In the Sarcophilus harrisii chromosome 3, mSarHar1.11, whole genome shotgun sequence genome, one interval contains:
- the USP28 gene encoding ubiquitin carboxyl-terminal hydrolase 28 isoform X2: MTAELQQEDAASAAESHGSSCQMLLNQLREITGIQDPSFLHEALKASNGDITQAVSLLTDERVKEPSQDTIAAEPSEGEGSAANKVVPTKVIDPTHDNKDDLQAAIALSLLESPKIQADGRDHNRTHEAATVENKRSKRKRCEVWGENPNPNDWRRVDGWPVGLKNVGNTCWFSAVIQSLFQLSEFRRLVLGYSLPQNILENCRSHTEKRNIVFMQELQYLFALMMGSNRKFVDPSAALDLLKGAFRSADEQQQDVSEFTHKLLDWLEDAFQLAVNVNSPRNKSENPMVQLFYGTFLTEGVHEGKTFCNNETFGQYPLQVNGYRNLDECLEGAMVEGEIEMLPPDHSVKYGQERWFTKLPPVLTFELSRFEFNQSLGQPEKIHNKLEFPQIIYMDRYMYSSKELIRTKREHIRKLKEEVKVLQQKLERYVKYGSGPARFPLPDMLQYVLEFASTKPAEEVPPSGHASSLHCPISDLTAKKSIRAEEYSGKVEVSLSSLEKENLLQSDLINKPFTSSRPSVKMPEHPAPRTITEEEMNFVKTCLQRWRSEIEQDIQDLKNCIATTTQTIEQMYSDPLLHQVPYRLHAVLVHEGQANAGHYWAYIYNRPRNIWLKYNDISVTESSWEELERDSYGGLRNVSAYCLMYINDKLPHFTAEAAATEPDQMLKEVEALSVELKHYIQEDNWRFEQEVEEWEEQQSCKIPQIESSTTSESQDFSDTSQEPSLTPSHGVRCLSSEHAVIAKDQTAQAIANTAYAYEKSGVEAALSELKEAEPKKANPQETNPADQSEQLQEANGTESAGQPNSQVSEVEIPSVGKILVRSDADGYDEEVMLSPAMQGVILAIAKARQAFDRDGSEAGLIKAFHEEYSRLYQLAKETPTPHNDPRLQHVLVYFFQNEAPKRVVERTLLEQFADKNLSYDERSISIMKVAQAKLKEIGPDDMNMEEYKKWHEDYSLFRKVSVYLLTGLELYQNGKCHEALSYLVYAYQSNAALLMKGPSRGVEESVIALYRRKCLLKLNSMAASLFETNEELNVTEGINVMNELIIPCIHLIINNDISKDDLAAIEIMRNHWCSYLGQDIAENLQLRLGEFLPRLLDPSAEIIVLKEPPTIRPNSPYDLCSRFAAVMESIQGASAVTVK, translated from the exons aaGTAATTGATCCAACACATGATAATAAAGATGATCTTCAGGCAGCCATTGCTTTGAGTCTACTAGAGTCACCAAAAATCCAAGCTGATGGAAGAGATCACAACAG GACTCATGAAGCAGCTACTGTTGAAAATAAACGTTCAAAGAGGAAGCGCTGTGAAGTTTGGGGAGAAAATCCCAATCCCAATGACTGGAGAAGAGTAGATGGTTGGCCAGTCGGACTTAAAAATGTTGGCAATACCTGTTGGTTTAGTGCTGTTATACAG tcTCTCTTTCAGCTCTCTGAATTTCGAAGACTTGTTCTTGGCTACAGTCTTCCACAAAATATACTTGAAAATTGCCGAAGCCACACA gaaaaaagaaatattgtatttATGCAGGAGCTTCAGTATCTGTTTGCTCTAATGATGGGATCAAATCGTAAATTTGTAGACCCTTCAGCAGCCCTGGATCTCTTAAAGGGAGCATTCCGTTCAGCTGATGAACAGCAG CAAGATGTGAGTGAATTTACCCACAAGCTCCTAGATTGGCTGGAGGATGCATTCCAGCTTGCTGTTAATGTCAA CAGTCCCAGGAACAAATCCGAAAACCCAATGGTGCAGCTTTTCTATGGCACTTTCCTGACTGAAGGGGTTCATGAAG GTAAGACCTTTTGCAACAATGAAACCTTTGGCCAGTATCCCCTTCAGGTAAATGGTTATCGGAACTTAGATGAATGTTTGGAAGGAGCCATGGTGGAGGGGGAGATCGAGATGCTTCCTCCTGATCATTCAGTGAAGTATGGACAAGAG CGATGGTTTACAAAGCTACCTCCAGTGCTGACCTTTGAACTCTCCAGATTTGAGTTCAATCAATCCTTAGGTCAACCAGAGAAAATTCATAATAAGCTGGAGTTTCCTCAGATTATTTATATGGATAG gTACATGTATAGCAGCAAAGAGCTTATTCGAACTAAAAGAGAACACATTCGGAAGTTGAAAGAGGAAGTTAAGGTTTTGCAGCAAAAATTGGAAAG GTATGTGAAGTATGGCTCTGGCCCAGCTCGATTCCCCCTCCCCGACATGTTGCAGTATGTCCTTGAGTTTGCCAGCACCAAGCCTGCCGAGGAAGTGCCTCCCTCGGGGCATGCCTCATCTCTCCACTGCCCCATTTCTGACCTGACAGCCAAAAAGAG caTTAGAGCAGAAGAATATTCTGGCAAAGTTGAAGTTTCTCTATCctccttggaaaaagaaaatttactccAAAGTGATCTGATAAATAAGCCATTTACATCTTCCCGACCTTCAGTGAAAATGCCTGAGCACCCAGCTCCACGAACAATTACtgaggaagaaatgaattttgttaaGACTTGTCTTCAGAGGTGGAGAAGTGAGATTGAACAAGATATACAAG acctAAAGAACTGTATTGCAACTACTACTCAAACCATTGAGCAAATGTACTCTGATCCCCTTCTTCACCAG GTGCCTTATCGTTTACATGCAGTTCTGGTTCATGAAGGACAGGCAAATGCTGGacattactgggcttatatctatAATCGACCCCGAAATATTTGGCTCAAGTACAATGACATCTCTGTGACTGAATCTTCGTGGGAAGAACTTGAGCGGGACTCCTATGGAGGCCTGAGGAATGTTAGCGCTTACTGCCTGATGTACATTAATGACAAGCTGCCCCACTTCACTGCAG AAGCAGCAGCAACTGAACCAGACCAGATGCTGAAAGAGGTAGAAGCCTTGTCCGTAGAACTTAAGCATTATATCCAAGAAGATAATTGGAGATTTGAGCAGGAAGTTGAGGAATGGGAGGAGCAACAGTCCTGCAAGATTCCTCAGATTGAATCCTCTACCACCTCTGAGTCACAGGATTTCTCAGATACTTCACAAG AGCCGTCCCTGACACCTTCCCATGGTGTTCGGTGTTTGTCATCTGAGCATGCTGTGATTGCAAAGGACCAGACAGCCCAGGCTATTGCCAACACAGCATATGCCTATGAGAAAAGTGGTGTGGAAGCAGCTCTCTCAGAG CTTAAGGAAGCTGAGCCCAAGAAGGCCAACCCCCAGGAAACAAACCCTGCAGATCAGTCAGAGCAGCTCCAAGAGGCTAATGGTACTGAGTCGGCTGGCCAGCCTAATTCTCAGGTCTCTGAAGTCGAGATTCCCAGTGTGGGAAAGATTCTGGTTAGATCTGATGCAGATGGATATGATGAGGAG GTGATGCTGAGCCCCGCCATGCAGGGGGTCATCCTGGCCATAGCTAAAGCCCGTCAGGCCTTTGATCGAGATGGGTCTGAAGCAGGGCTTATTAAG GCATTCCATGAAGAGTACTCCAGGCTATATCAGCTGGCCAAAGAGACCCCTACACCTCACAATGACCCTCGGCTCCAGCATGTCCTTGTATACTTTTTCCAAAATGAGGCTCCAAAACGTGTGGTGGAGCGGACTCTTCTGGAACAGTTTGCAGATAAAAATCTCAGCTATGATGAAAG ATCAATTAGTATCATGAAGGTGGCTCAAGCCAAACTAAAGGAGATTGGTCCAGATGACATGAATATGGAAGAATACAAG AAATGGCACGAAGATTACAGTTTGTTTCGCAAAGTATCAGTGTATCTTTTGACGGGCTTGGAGCTCTATCAGAATGGAAA GTGCCATGAAGCTCTTTCCTACTTGGTGTATGCATACCAGAGTAATGCAGCCCTGCTAATGAAGGGGCCTAGCAGAGGAGTGGAGGAATCAGTGATCGCTTTGTATCGAAGAAAATGCCTTCTG AAACTGAACAGTATGGCAGCTTCTCTGTTTGAAACCAATGAGGAGCTAAATGTGACTGAAGGCATTAATGTTATGAATGAGTTGATTATTCCCTGCATTCATCTCATCATAAATAATGATATCTCAAAGGATGACTTGGCTGCTATTGAAATCATGAGGAACCACTGGTGCTCTTACCTTGGACAGGATATTGCTG AAAACCTTCAGCTGAGGCTTGGGGAGTTTCTCCCCAGGCTTTTAGACCCTTCTGCAGAAATCATAGTCTTGAAAGAGCCTCCAACTATCCGCCCCAACTCCCCCTATGATCTCTGTAGCAGGTTTGCTGCAGTCATGGAGTCAATCCAGGGGGCTTCAGCTGTGACAGTGAAGTAA
- the USP28 gene encoding ubiquitin carboxyl-terminal hydrolase 28 isoform X6 yields MTAELQQEDAASAAESHGSSCQMLLNQLREITGIQDPSFLHEALKASNGDITQAVSLLTDERVKEPSQDTIAAEPSEGEGSAANKVVPTKVIDPTHDNKDDLQAAIALSLLESPKIQADGRDHNRTHEAATVENKRSKRKRCEVWGENPNPNDWRRVDGWPVGLKNVGNTCWFSAVIQSLFQLSEFRRLVLGYSLPQNILENCRSHTEKRNIVFMQELQYLFALMMGSNRKFVDPSAALDLLKGAFRSADEQQQDVSEFTHKLLDWLEDAFQLAVNVNSPRNKSENPMVQLFYGTFLTEGVHEGKTFCNNETFGQYPLQVNGYRNLDECLEGAMVEGEIEMLPPDHSVKYGQERWFTKLPPVLTFELSRFEFNQSLGQPEKIHNKLEFPQIIYMDRYMYSSKELIRTKREHIRKLKEEVKVLQQKLERYVKYGSGPARFPLPDMLQYVLEFASTKPAEEVPPSGHASSLHCPISDLTAKKSIRAEEYSGKVEVSLSSLEKENLLQSDLINKPFTSSRPSVKMPEHPAPRTITEEEMNFVKTCLQRWRSEIEQDIQDLKNCIATTTQTIEQMYSDPLLHQVPYRLHAVLVHEGQANAGHYWAYIYNRPRNIWLKYNDISVTESSWEELERDSYGGLRNVSAYCLMYINDKLPHFTAEAAATEPDQMLKEVEALSVELKHYIQEDNWRFEQEVEEWEEQQSCKIPQIESSTTSESQDFSDTSQEPSLTPSHGVRCLSSEHAVIAKDQTAQAIANTAYAYEKSGVEAALSEVMLSPAMQGVILAIAKARQAFDRDGSEAGLIKAFHEEYSRLYQLAKETPTPHNDPRLQHVLVYFFQNEAPKRVVERTLLEQFADKNLSYDERSISIMKVAQAKLKEIGPDDMNMEEYKKWHEDYSLFRKVSVYLLTGLELYQNGKCHEALSYLVYAYQSNAALLMKGPSRGVEESVIALYRRKCLLKLNSMAASLFETNEELNVTEGINVMNELIIPCIHLIINNDISKDDLAAIEIMRNHWCSYLGQDIAENLQLRLGEFLPRLLDPSAEIIVLKEPPTIRPNSPYDLCSRFAAVMESIQGASAVTVK; encoded by the exons aaGTAATTGATCCAACACATGATAATAAAGATGATCTTCAGGCAGCCATTGCTTTGAGTCTACTAGAGTCACCAAAAATCCAAGCTGATGGAAGAGATCACAACAG GACTCATGAAGCAGCTACTGTTGAAAATAAACGTTCAAAGAGGAAGCGCTGTGAAGTTTGGGGAGAAAATCCCAATCCCAATGACTGGAGAAGAGTAGATGGTTGGCCAGTCGGACTTAAAAATGTTGGCAATACCTGTTGGTTTAGTGCTGTTATACAG tcTCTCTTTCAGCTCTCTGAATTTCGAAGACTTGTTCTTGGCTACAGTCTTCCACAAAATATACTTGAAAATTGCCGAAGCCACACA gaaaaaagaaatattgtatttATGCAGGAGCTTCAGTATCTGTTTGCTCTAATGATGGGATCAAATCGTAAATTTGTAGACCCTTCAGCAGCCCTGGATCTCTTAAAGGGAGCATTCCGTTCAGCTGATGAACAGCAG CAAGATGTGAGTGAATTTACCCACAAGCTCCTAGATTGGCTGGAGGATGCATTCCAGCTTGCTGTTAATGTCAA CAGTCCCAGGAACAAATCCGAAAACCCAATGGTGCAGCTTTTCTATGGCACTTTCCTGACTGAAGGGGTTCATGAAG GTAAGACCTTTTGCAACAATGAAACCTTTGGCCAGTATCCCCTTCAGGTAAATGGTTATCGGAACTTAGATGAATGTTTGGAAGGAGCCATGGTGGAGGGGGAGATCGAGATGCTTCCTCCTGATCATTCAGTGAAGTATGGACAAGAG CGATGGTTTACAAAGCTACCTCCAGTGCTGACCTTTGAACTCTCCAGATTTGAGTTCAATCAATCCTTAGGTCAACCAGAGAAAATTCATAATAAGCTGGAGTTTCCTCAGATTATTTATATGGATAG gTACATGTATAGCAGCAAAGAGCTTATTCGAACTAAAAGAGAACACATTCGGAAGTTGAAAGAGGAAGTTAAGGTTTTGCAGCAAAAATTGGAAAG GTATGTGAAGTATGGCTCTGGCCCAGCTCGATTCCCCCTCCCCGACATGTTGCAGTATGTCCTTGAGTTTGCCAGCACCAAGCCTGCCGAGGAAGTGCCTCCCTCGGGGCATGCCTCATCTCTCCACTGCCCCATTTCTGACCTGACAGCCAAAAAGAG caTTAGAGCAGAAGAATATTCTGGCAAAGTTGAAGTTTCTCTATCctccttggaaaaagaaaatttactccAAAGTGATCTGATAAATAAGCCATTTACATCTTCCCGACCTTCAGTGAAAATGCCTGAGCACCCAGCTCCACGAACAATTACtgaggaagaaatgaattttgttaaGACTTGTCTTCAGAGGTGGAGAAGTGAGATTGAACAAGATATACAAG acctAAAGAACTGTATTGCAACTACTACTCAAACCATTGAGCAAATGTACTCTGATCCCCTTCTTCACCAG GTGCCTTATCGTTTACATGCAGTTCTGGTTCATGAAGGACAGGCAAATGCTGGacattactgggcttatatctatAATCGACCCCGAAATATTTGGCTCAAGTACAATGACATCTCTGTGACTGAATCTTCGTGGGAAGAACTTGAGCGGGACTCCTATGGAGGCCTGAGGAATGTTAGCGCTTACTGCCTGATGTACATTAATGACAAGCTGCCCCACTTCACTGCAG AAGCAGCAGCAACTGAACCAGACCAGATGCTGAAAGAGGTAGAAGCCTTGTCCGTAGAACTTAAGCATTATATCCAAGAAGATAATTGGAGATTTGAGCAGGAAGTTGAGGAATGGGAGGAGCAACAGTCCTGCAAGATTCCTCAGATTGAATCCTCTACCACCTCTGAGTCACAGGATTTCTCAGATACTTCACAAG AGCCGTCCCTGACACCTTCCCATGGTGTTCGGTGTTTGTCATCTGAGCATGCTGTGATTGCAAAGGACCAGACAGCCCAGGCTATTGCCAACACAGCATATGCCTATGAGAAAAGTGGTGTGGAAGCAGCTCTCTCAGAG GTGATGCTGAGCCCCGCCATGCAGGGGGTCATCCTGGCCATAGCTAAAGCCCGTCAGGCCTTTGATCGAGATGGGTCTGAAGCAGGGCTTATTAAG GCATTCCATGAAGAGTACTCCAGGCTATATCAGCTGGCCAAAGAGACCCCTACACCTCACAATGACCCTCGGCTCCAGCATGTCCTTGTATACTTTTTCCAAAATGAGGCTCCAAAACGTGTGGTGGAGCGGACTCTTCTGGAACAGTTTGCAGATAAAAATCTCAGCTATGATGAAAG ATCAATTAGTATCATGAAGGTGGCTCAAGCCAAACTAAAGGAGATTGGTCCAGATGACATGAATATGGAAGAATACAAG AAATGGCACGAAGATTACAGTTTGTTTCGCAAAGTATCAGTGTATCTTTTGACGGGCTTGGAGCTCTATCAGAATGGAAA GTGCCATGAAGCTCTTTCCTACTTGGTGTATGCATACCAGAGTAATGCAGCCCTGCTAATGAAGGGGCCTAGCAGAGGAGTGGAGGAATCAGTGATCGCTTTGTATCGAAGAAAATGCCTTCTG AAACTGAACAGTATGGCAGCTTCTCTGTTTGAAACCAATGAGGAGCTAAATGTGACTGAAGGCATTAATGTTATGAATGAGTTGATTATTCCCTGCATTCATCTCATCATAAATAATGATATCTCAAAGGATGACTTGGCTGCTATTGAAATCATGAGGAACCACTGGTGCTCTTACCTTGGACAGGATATTGCTG AAAACCTTCAGCTGAGGCTTGGGGAGTTTCTCCCCAGGCTTTTAGACCCTTCTGCAGAAATCATAGTCTTGAAAGAGCCTCCAACTATCCGCCCCAACTCCCCCTATGATCTCTGTAGCAGGTTTGCTGCAGTCATGGAGTCAATCCAGGGGGCTTCAGCTGTGACAGTGAAGTAA